The proteins below come from a single Ciona intestinalis unplaced genomic scaffold, KH HT000116.2, whole genome shotgun sequence genomic window:
- the LOC100185667 gene encoding uncharacterized protein LOC100185667 — protein MIQFFSASSPNVQFTFESVDGSFALTKLMVNLTINKTLFPKADNVEENINLTMTKATNVFKTPLKTFYKCSQDTQIELESSSTNVTSASLQFVNIQKLEAFANKPSEKMTTCFHDNMHTAQSTSWDLSEPNDDSCFRMNTTASFTLVYTNIIGNSMTTNIPLLSDANATATCDDTTVNVTFGLEKDQSVVAKLYFVSKKQSSNYYLDAATLTMDTTSRYLPNHPIKSTKVVENGTKLEVFKTSIDSSFECDAPLNISITSHLSAMFNMTNLQAFRLPNSGFSKGSKCPEMLPTPMPGTTPHPDPLQPPTYHWEGLDSNNKKMCFRAIAGIQLRVSYVNTANVNQSYDTWFDMNNSSITQATDCSKNSFNFSIIDENRNQNLTLTFNKNNSSVSLTSVQYDFVFSNDTFAMAPSKPVVINTRSTDLMIMPTKLGNSYSCSIETQVSLLTNNTQVSDIFMRITDVTMFQAYVPADNSSKDEVCFHDTKKSPASSGDWAVKDVKTNMTCARFKSTLQLKIMYLDISQKMQISTINVNGSGVTMLAGSCSSNVTSITLDVDGTKLMNLTLSFVKPKPVGNTESDVVKYMLDEVTLSYKTNLWYLQNHPEYGKTVTIKHGGLMFGATPVTNSFRCDLQQTVFVNSNTTKDMLLVMMKDTQWEAFGMNKSGDFNDANFCDAEVTTPASVTTPMVTTNAPYQPVDPSLHSYKVVDSKNNKTCFLATIGVQMRTTYNTINQSGVEIGFNFNSNNSVVSATCEGETSIVMFNNSKMQQFLSLTFTRNIKLNQTYLSGINVQYNVTNNFPNANASEKNGNPYMYSVNDLTEMSTPLKHSYTCQTVENDILVNATSNVIVRITGVQLQAFDIQQNKFSTPQKCFSDEVLPEANVGNWTVIANKSICSMYMFSATANITYVNLLGKRTNTRIPLDNSTKTVVGGECGNQISYFWVQMEQVTFNFFFNRTSLGPKFNYYLFDVHIQYNTNSKYFPNHAYDSDGKVTVANSSLHLFQSDQDHSYKCTTTTKVLLNETQCYVSLANVQLQPYGVDKNHGLFSTADDCKSDLSPIIPIIVGSVLAGLILLVVVAYFIGRSRSRKPEYETI, from the exons ATGATCCAGTTTTTCTCAGCTAGTTCACCAAATGTTCAATTTACTTTTGAATCTGTCGATGGCTCTTTTGCATTGACCAAGCTGATGGTAAACCTTACAATCAATAAGACTTTGTTTCCAAAAGCAGACA ATGTTGAAGAAAATATTAACCTTACAATGACAAAGgcaacaaatgtttttaaaactccATTAAAGACATTTTATAAGTGCAGTCAGGATACGCAGATAGAACTGGAGTCTTCTTCCACCAATGTAACTAGTGCATCATTGCAATTTGTCAATATACAGAAGTTGGAAGCTTTTGCAAACAAGCCTTCAGAAAAAA TGACTACATGTTTCCATGACAACATGCATACTGCACAAAGTACTTCATGGGATCTATCAGAACCAAATGATGATTCTTGCTTTCGAATGAACACCACTGCTTCTTTCACacttgtttatacaaacattataGGAAAT agCATGACAACCAACATTCCCCTGCTTTCTGATGCAAATGCTACAGCAACTTGTGATGACACCACCGTCAATGTTACTTTCGGTTTGGAAAAGGATCAATCTGTTGTAGCAAAGctatattttgtttccaaaAAACAATCTTCGAACTATTACCTGGATGCTGCAACTCTCACAATGGATACAACTAGTCGATACTTGCCAAACCATcctataaaaa GCACTAAAGTTGTGGAGAATGGAACAAAACTTGAAGTATTTAAAACTTCGATAGATTCATCGTTTGAGTGTGATGCTCCATTAAACATCAGCATCACATCACATTTGTCAGCAATGTTTAATATGACAAACCTTCAAGCTTTTCGTTTACCTAACTCTGGCTTTAGCAAAG GCTCTAAATGTCCGGAAATGCTGCCCACCCCAATGCCAG gaacGACCCCCCACCCCGACCCACTCCAACCACCAACAT ATCACTGGGAAGGATTAGattcaaacaacaaaaaaatgtgttttcgTGCGATTGCAGGAATTCAACTGCGTGTGTCGTATGTCAATACTGCAAATGTAAACCAATCTTATGAC ACTTGGTTCGACATGAATAACAGCAGCATCACGCAAGCAACTGATTGCAGCAAAAATTCTTTCAACTTTTCTATAATTGATGAAAATCGAAACCAAAATTTGACGTTAACTTTTAACAAGAATAACTCCAGTGTTTCTCTTACATCCGTGCAATACGACTTTGTTTTTAGCAACGACACTTTTGCCATGGCACCAA gCAAACCAGTGGTGATTAACACACGATCTACAGACCTTATGATAATGCCAACAAAATTAGGAAATTCCTACAGTTGCAGCATCGAAACACAAGTCAGTCTCCTTACCAATAACACTCAAGTGTCGGACATATTCATGCGTATCACTGATGTCACAATGTTTCAAGCATATGTTCCTGCTGACAATTCATCGAAAGATG AAGTATGTTTCCATGATACTAAGAAGTCGCCAGCTTCATCAGGAGACTGGGCTGTAAAAGATGTCAAGACCAACATGACGTGCGCTCGATTCAAATCTACACTTCaacttaaaataatgtatttggATATTTCACAAAAG ATGCAAATTTCCACAATAAATGTGAATGGAAGTGGAGTGACAATGTTAGCAGGCTCATGCAGTAGTAATGTTACAAGCATAACACTTGATGTGGATGGAACAAAATTGATGAATCTGACACTTTCATTTGTCAAACCTAAACCCGTTGGAAATACTGAATCAGATGTAGTGAAATACATGTTGGATGAAGTGACGTTATCTTACAAAACCAACCTTTGGTATCTTCAAAATCATCCTG AGTATGGGAAGACAGTTACAATAAAGCACGGTGGATTAATGTTCGGCGCGACACCagtgacaaattcgtttcgtTGTGATTTGCAACAAACTGTTTTTGTCAACTCAAATACAACTAAAGACATGTTGCTGGTTATGATGAAAGATACACAATGGGAAGCATTTGGAATGAACAAGTCCGGTGATTTCAATGACG CAAATTTTTGTGATGCCGAGGTGACGACACCTGCTTCAGTAACTACACCCATGG TAACAACGAATGCTCCGTATCAACCTGTGGATCCAAGTCTTC ACTCCTACAAGGTTGTGGATTCAAAGaacaataaaacttgttttcttGCAACGATTGGCGTTCAAATGCGAACAACATACAATACTATAAACCAATCAGGG GTTGAGATCGGGTTCAACtttaattcaaataattcAGTTGTGAGCGCAACATGCGAGGGTGAAACATCTATTGTGATGTTTAATAACAGCAAGATGCAACAATTCCTATCTTTGACGTTCACTCGAAACATCAAACTCAACCAAACCTACTTAAGTGGGATTAATGTTCAATACAACGTTACAAACAACTTCCCCAACGCTAATGCATCAG aaaaaaatggaaatccCTACATGTACAGTGTTAATGACCTCACTGAGATGAGCACGCCATTGAAACACTCCTACACATGCCAAACTGTTGAGAATGACATACTTGTGAACGCTACATCGAATGTTATCGTCCGTATAACTGGTGTTCAGTTGCAAGCATTTGATATtcagcaaaacaaattttctacTC CTCAGAAATGTTTTTCGGATGAAGTTCTCCCAGAAGCAAATGTTGGCAACTGGACAGTGATTGCCAACAAATCCATTTGTTCCATGTATATGTTCTCTGCCACTGCTAACATTACATATGTTAATTTGCTTGGAAAG CGAACAAACACTCGAATCCCGTTGGATAATTCAACAAAAACAGTGGTTGGTGGGGAATGTGGAAACCAAATATCTTATTTCTGGGTTCAAATggaacaagttacattcaacttCTTTTTCAATCGAACCAGCTTGGGGCCCAAGTTCAACTATTACCTCTTTGATGTTCACATTCAATACAACAccaattcaaaatattttccaaaccaCGCTTATGACT cTGATGGAAAGGTAACAGTTGCAAACTCTTCTTTACATCTCTTCCAATCGGATCAAGATCATTCGTACAAATGCACGACCACCACCAAAGTATTATTGAACGAAACCCAATGTTATGTTTCATTGGCCAACGTCCAACTACAGCCATATGGAGTTGATAAAAACCATGGCCTTTTTAGTACAG CTGATGATTGCAAGAGCGACCTGAGCCCGATCATACCAATAATCGTGGGCTCCGTTCTTGCCGGACTTATATTGTTGGTGGTTGTTGCTTATTTTATTGGGAGAAGTCGAAGCAGAAAACCAGAATACGAGACGATTTAA